In Triticum aestivum cultivar Chinese Spring chromosome 5B, IWGSC CS RefSeq v2.1, whole genome shotgun sequence, the following proteins share a genomic window:
- the LOC100127083 gene encoding VIN3-like protein 1 codes for MKSTGGDPSGFAAAALHASSDASEHEEIKPADDSNTISDYAQEPLNFFPEQESNDASVSTEKKQSVVSKCKSVEEIPREATVKRCKNIDSKKLFSNNNNSPSLTGIQALRKPPRKGGHPIQLRESEMFQDKKPPSTWICKNAACKAVLTSENTFCKRCSCCICHLFDDNKDPSLWLVCSSETGDTDCCESSCHVECALQRRKAGRIDLGQSMHLDGNYCCAACGKVIGIPGFWKRQLAVAKDARRVDILCSRIYLSHRLLDGTTRFKELHQIVQDAKAKLETEVGPLDGSSKMARCIVGRLPVAADVQKLCSLAMEKADDWLQSNSQAETKQIDTLPTACRFRFEDITASSLVIVLKETASSQYHAIKGYKLWYWNSREPPSTGEPVIFPKDQRRILISSLQPCTEYAFRIMSFIEDGELGHSESKCFTRSVEIMHKNIEHGAEGCSSTAKRNVKRQNGRSSGFKVRQLGKVLRRAWEEDGFPSEFCKDEIEDSCNQSDSVILEKGQVAHVVSRKLDLNETSVPDLNAEVVMPTECLRNENGYSSGKNDLRKSNGCGDFATCTEGHVGEAPAMESRSQSRKQTSDLEQETCAEDGNLVIGSQRHFSRRLGELDNNYEYCVKTIRWLECCGHIEKEFRMRFLTWFSLRSTEQERRVVLTFIHTLVDEPGSLAGQLLDSFEEIVASKRPRTGFCTKLWH; via the exons ATGAAGTCGACCGGAGGAGATCCGTCCGGATTCGCCGCTGCGG CTTTACATGCTTCTAGTGATGCGAGCGAACATGAAGAGATTAAACCCGCTGATGACAGCAACACCATCTCAGACTATGCCCAGGAACCATTGAATTTTTTTCCGGAACAAGAATCAAACGATGCTAGTGTTAGTACAGAAAAGAAACAGTCTGTGGTATCCAAATGCAAGTCGGTGGAAGAAATTCCAAGAGAAGCAACCGTAAAAAGGTGCAAGAACATCGATTCCAAGAAGCTCTTCTCAAATAACAACAATAGTCCAAGCCTCACTGGTATTCAGGCTCtcagaaagccgccaagaaagggGGGCCATCCTATTCAACTTCGTGAGAGCGAAATGTTTCAAGACAAAAAGCCTCCTTCCACATGGATATGCAAAAATGCAGCCTGCAAAGCTGTGCTTACCTCAGAGAATACATTCTGTAAACGGTGTTCGTGTTGTATATGTCACCTTTTCGATGACAACAAAGATCCTAGCCTTTGGCTCGTCTGCTCATCGGAGACTGGTGACACAGATTGCTGTGAGTCGTCCTGCCACGTTGAGTGCGCACTCCAGCGCCGAAAGGCAGGGCGCATCGATCTTGGGCAATCTATGCACCTAGATGGTAACTATTGCTGTGCTGCCTGCGGGAAGGTTATTGGAATACCTGG GTTCTGGAAAAGGCAGCTAGCGGTTGCTAAAGATGCTCGTCGGGTTGATATTCTTTGTTCTCGTATATACCTAAGTCATAGGCTTTTGGATGGCACAACCCGTTTTAAAGAGCTGCATCAGATTGTACAGGATGCAAAGGCAAAGCTGGAAACTGAGGTTGGTCCCCTTGATGGGTCTTCTAAGATGGCCCGGTGCATTGTGGGCCGGCTTCCTGTTGCTGCCGATGTGCAGAAACTTTGCTCTCTAGCAATGGAGAAGGCAGATGACTGGCTGCAGTCAAACTCTCAAGCAGAAACTAAACAAATTG ATACACTTCCTACTGCCTGCAGGTTTAGATTTGAAGATATTACAGCTTCATCATTAGTGATTGTTCTGAAAGAAACTGCTTCCTCGCAGTATCATGCTATCAAAGGCTACAAGCTTTGGTACTGGAACAGCAGAGAACCGCCTTCCACTGGGGAGCCTGTTATTTTCCCCAAAGACCAAAGAAGGATATTGATTTCCAGTCTGCAGCCCTGCACGGAGTATGCCTTTCGGATCATGTCATTtattgaggatggtgaacttggcCACTCCGAGTCTAAGTGCTTTACAAGGAGTGTGGAGATCATGCACAAGAATATAGAGCACGGCGCAGAAGGTTGCTCATCTACTGCCAAGAGAAATGTCAAGAGGCAAAATGGCAGGTCATCAGGCTTCAAGGTGCGCCAGCTGGGTAAAGTGTTACGGAGGGCATGGGAAGAGGATGGTTTCCCCAGTGAGTTCTGTAAAGATGAGATTGAAGATTCCTGCAATCAGAGTGATTCAGTGATACTAGAGAAGGGTCAAGTTGCACATGTTGTTTCACGCAAACTTGATCTTAATGAAACCTCAGTCCCAGATTTAAACGCTGAGGTAGTCATGCCAACAGAGTGCCTCCGGAATGAGAACGGGTATAGTTCAGGAAAGAATGATTTGAGGAAGTCCAATGGCTGTGGTGATTTTGCGACCTGCACGGAGGGGCATGTCGGCGAGGCACCTGCAATGGAATCCCGATCACAAAGTCGGAAGCAGACATCAGACTTGGAGCAGGAAACCTGTGCAGAGGATGGCAATTTGGTCATCGGTTCACAGAGGCACTTCTCCCGTAGGTTAGGTGAGCTAGATAATAACTATGAGTACTGTGTGAAGACTATTCGATGGTTGGAATGTTGTGGCCACATCGAGAAAGAATTTAGGATGAGATTCCTAACCTGGTTTAGCCTGAGATCGACGGAGCAGGAGCGGAGGGTTGTCTTGACCTTCATCCACACCCTCGTTGATGAGCCCGGTAGTTTGGCAGGGCAGCTCCTGGATTCATTTGAAGAAATTGTTGCCAGTAAAAGGCCAAGGACTGGTTTCTGCACTAAGCTATGGCACTAA
- the LOC123110835 gene encoding rho GTPase-activating protein 2 — MTGVVVVSTGCKGGSVGKKRGGGEEAEERERQQLSVLALLLAAVRRSVVACRVERGPDRVAGGGGGCRWGENDEDAAAPELAEMEIGWPTDVRHVAHVTFDRFHGFLGLPVEFEVEMPPRVPSASASVFGVSAESMQCTYDGKGNSVPTILLLMQERLYAQGGLKAEGIFRINPENDQEEHVRDQLNKGVVPEDIDVHCLASLIKAWFRELPEGVLDSLSPEQVLQCNSEEEFLELVTLLRPTPAALLNWAVELMADVVEEELNKMNARNIAMVFAPNMTQMSDPLTALMHAVQVMNFLKTLILRTLRERDDVAPGDYTPYSSPASSGRHSDAEYYGSEREMMDRSCELSDMHSQISKSGGQVDYLVRYNTCFDSEQEGDHPLTEAEEVFLDRLESQLEDDRPEGSTNKQREVSSEIVEMEDDQPELKSETKALEDIHEEEEEGAELLK; from the exons ATGACGGGGGTGGTGGTGGTCTCCACGGGGTGCAAGGGCGGAAGCGTGGGGAAGAAGAGGGGCGgcggggaggaggcggaggagcgggAGAGGCAGCAGCTGTCGGTGCTGGCGCTGCTGCTCGCGGCCGTGCGGAGGTCGGTGGTGGCTTGCCGGGTGGAGCGGGGGCCGGACCGcgtcgccggtggcggcggcggctgccgctgGGGGGAGAACGACGAGGACGCGGCCGCCCCCGAGCTGGCGGAGATGGAGATCGGCTGGCCGACCGACGTCCGCCACGTCGCGCACGTCACCTTCGACCGCTTCCACGGCTTCCTCGGCCTCCCCGTCGAGTTCGAGGTGGAGATGCCTCCCCGCGTCCCCAGCGCCAG TGCGAGTGTTTTCGGTGTCTCAGCTGAATCAATGCAATGCACCTACGATGGTAAGGGAAACTCGGTCCCCACGATACTGCTGCTTATGCAGGAGAGGTTGTATGCTCAGGGGGGGCTAAAG GCTGAAGGGATCTTCCGCATAAACCCGGAGAATGACCAAGAAGAGCATGTGAGGGATCAACTGAACAAAGGAGTTGTTCCTGAGGACATTGATGTTCACTGCTTGGCAAGCCTCATTAAG GCATGGTTCAGGGAACTTCCTGAAGGTGTGCTGGATAGCCTCTCCCCGGAGCAGGTTCTGCAATGCAATTCTGAAGAGGAATTCCTAGAGCTTGTGACGCTACTGCGCCCCACTCCAGCTGCACTCCTCAATTGGGCTGTTGAGCTAATGGCTGATGTTGTGGAGGAGGAGCTAAACAAGATGAATGCTAGAAACATAGCCATGGTATTTGCCCCCAACATGACTCAG ATGTCAGATCCTTTGACAGCCCTGATGCATGCTGTGCAAGTCATGAACTTTCTCAAAACATTGATCTTGAGGACGCTTCGAGAGCGTGATGATGTAGCTCCTGGAGATTACACTCCATACTCATCTCCAGCATCTTCCGGTCGGCATTCTGATGCCGAATACTATGGCAGTGAGCGGGAGATGATGGACAGAAGCTGTGAGCTGAGCGATATGCACAGCCAGATCAGCAAGTCCGGGGGGCAGGTGGATTATTTGGTGAGGTACAACACCTGTTTCGACAGCGAACAGGAAGGCGACCATCCCCTCACCGAAGCTGAAGAGGTATTCTTGGATCGGCTGGAAAGCCAACTCGAAGACGACAGACCAGAGGGAAGCACAAACAAGCAGCGCGAAGTAAGCTCCGAGATTGTGGAAATGGAGGACGATCAACCTGAACTGAAATCTGAAACCAAGGCACTGGAGGACatacatgaagaagaagaagaaggtgcagAGTTATTGAAATGA